One Camelina sativa cultivar DH55 chromosome 3, Cs, whole genome shotgun sequence genomic window carries:
- the LOC104758591 gene encoding uncharacterized protein LOC104758591 has protein sequence MEKSTSPATQLTEPPPATSSLPAQVSPLPTTSADQRSAEFPSPTFTPGATAQPPSTVTTDPSPRGRKRALETNLRIENSNYYKMRLLLKDLRPHVLEVLRTPDFRNSKAAFEIQEKMKHMLQLYQEMIGGSPKREKTAKTESLSNGKAISETPQPTSTSTALRSSETSYAQTEKLNTLGDGDKVVGGSAFGWNFITGGGTDPVYCGMSKEDYRSSHPILQPEAEEVELHKTL, from the exons atGGAGAAATCGACCTCGCCGGCGACTCAACTCACTGAACCTCCTCCTGCTACTTCATCTCTTCCAGCACAGGTTTCTCCGCTTCCTACTACATCTGCAGATCAGAGATCAGCCGAGTTTCCTTCTCCGACGTTTACTCCCGGGGCCACGGCTCAGCCTCCGTCGACGGTTACCACGGATCCGTCGCCTAGGGGAAGAAAGCGAGCGCTGGAGACGAATCTTCGGATCGAAAACTCCAACTACTACAAGATGCGTCTCCTTCTCAAAGATCTTCGCCCTCACGTTCTCGAG GTTTTACGAACTCCAGACTTCAGGAACTCTAAGGCAGCTTTCGAGATTcaagaaa AGATGAAGCACATGCTTCAACTGTACCAAGAGATGATTGGAGGATCACCCAAACGTGAGAAAACTGCTAAGACCGAGTCTTTATCCAACGGAAAGGCCATTAGTGAAACACCTCAACCTACTTCTACTAGTACTGCACTGAGATCATCTGAGACGAGTTATGCCCAAACCGAGAAGCTCAACACTCTTGGAGATGGCGACAAGGTGGTTGGAGGGTCGGCATTTGGCTGGAACTTCATTACCGGAGGAGGCACAGACCCTGTTTACTGTGGTATGTCAAAGGAAGACTACAGAAGCTCTCACCCAATTCTCCAACCCGAGGCAGAAGAGGTTGAGCTGCACAAGACATTATAa
- the LOC104758665 gene encoding uncharacterized protein LOC104758665 translates to MNTESVVEFLGNVPLLQKLPSSSLRKIAQVVLLKRYGKGDYVVREDQTWDGCYFIFEGEAQVSGPAEEDNRSEFLLKQFDYFGLGISGNVHSADIVAMSQLTCLVLPRDYCPLLETNSIWQSDTTVDKCSLVERILQLDPLELNIFRGITLPDAPKFGKVFGGQFMGQALAAASKTVDFLKIVHSLHSYFLLVGDIDIPIIYQVHRIRDGNNFATRRVDAVQKGNIIFILLASFQKEQQGFDHQQSTIPTVPDPETLLSLEELRERRITDSHLPRSYRNKVATANFVPWPIEIRFCDPSNSTNQTKSPPRLNYWFRAKGKLSDDQALHRCVVAFASDLIFSGVGLNPHRRKGLRSASLSLDHAMWFHRPLRADDWLLFVIVSPTAHETRGFVTGEMFNRKGELVVSLTQEALLREARPPKPSVTSKL, encoded by the exons ATGAACACCGAATCAG TTGTGGAGTTCCTTGGAAACGTCCCTTTACTTCAGAAATTGCCCAGTTCTTCTCTCAGGAAAATCGCTCAAGTTGTTTTGTTGAAACGTTAcg GAAAAGGGGATTATGTGGTTCGTGAAGATCAAACTTGGGATGGATGTTACTTTATCTTTGAAGGAGag gctcAGGTTTCCGGACCAGCCGAGGAAGATAACCGTTCCGAATTCCTCTTGAAACAATTTGATTACTTTGGCCTTG GTATTTCTGGGAACGTTCATTCAGCAGACATTGTTGCTATGTCCCAG CTTACTTGCTTGGTGTTGCCGCGTGATTATTGTCCTTTGCTTGAGACTAATTCAATCTGGCAATCCGATACCACTGTTGACAAATGCTCTTTAGTCGAACGCATATTGCAACTCGACCCTTTAGAA TTGAATATCTTCAGGGGGATCACACTACCTGATGCTCCCAAATTTGGAAAGGTTTTCGGAGGACAATTTATGGGACAG GCACTTGCTGCGGCATCAAAAACTGTTGATTTCCTGAAGATAGTCCACAGTTTACACTCCTATTTTCTTCTCGTTGGAGATATTGATA TCCCCATTATTTACCAAGTGCACCGCATACGTGATGGGAACAACTTTGCCACCCGAAGAGTAGATGCAGTTCAGAAAGGAAATATCATATTCATCTTGTTGGCATCATTTCAG AAAGAGCAACAAGGATTTGACCATCAGCAGTCAACCATACCCACCGTGCCAGATCCTGAGACg CTTCTATCTCTGGAGGAGTTGCGTGAGCGTCGTATAACTGATTCTCATTTACCTAG gAGTTACCGGAACAAAGTTGCCACTGCAAACTTTGTTCCATGGCCTATAGAGATTCGATTTTGTGATCCCAGCAATTCCACAAATCAGACGAAGTCTCCTCCGAG ATTGAACTATTGGTTTAGAGCAAAGGGAAAGCTTTCTGATGACCAGGCTTTGCACCG ATGTGTCGTTGCATTTGCCTCGGATTTAATATTTTCTGGTGTTGGTTTGAACCCTCACCGCAGAAAGGGCCTGAGATCCGCTTCACTTAGCCTGGACCATgc GATGTGGTTTCACCGACCTCTAAGGGCTGATGACTGGTTGCTATTTGTG ATTGTCAGTCCTACCGCTCATGAGACCCGTGGATTTGTCACTGGTGAAATGTTCAACAGAAAAGGAGAG CTGGTTGTATCGTTAACGCAAGAGGCTCTATTAAGAGAGGCTAGACCTCCAAAACCCTCGGTCACGTCAAAGCTCTGA
- the LOC104778515 gene encoding transcription factor MYC1-like, translating into MSSTMADGEEAIRNIRLRKQLAVAVKSMQWNYAIFWSSSQTQYGVLEWGEGYYNGDIRKRKNKSYEADSTYGLQRSKQLRNLYLIMLEGDTKITTTHGHGRDTDDKTSSNVMLSADALSDEEWYYLVCMSYVFAPAQCLPGKALATDDTIWLCNAQHAETKHFTRSLLARSASIQTVVCFPYLGGVIELGVTDLIAEDPNLIQHIKDCLLETSNPDCSEMYISEGNSQHVNLKDGNLQFWSKPDEGLQYKKTLVTVLRFATNRPKRKDLASSDFGSTFLRWKSQSVTSHPNNHQKQSNVLWKILHDVPLMHYADEKKMFQAETTGLNQRVSMECDDDDPSDKSEENEKFSVLKTMVPTVNELDKASVLNNTIKYLLQLEARVKELESRMGQIKPTMKENMLSELIEETSETEQGMVRDETHVRVKLKESEVFIEVRCLYRDYIVADIMEAVSNLNMDAFSIESHSHDGVLVLNLKAKFRGDAVTSVGMIRRELKRLACES; encoded by the exons ATGTCTTCGACAATGGCGGATGGTGAAGAAGCTATTAGGAACATTAGGTTAAGAAAACAACTCGCAGTTGCTGTAAAAAGCATGCAATGGAACTACGCAATCTTCTGGTCATCTTCACAAACACAATATGG ggttttggaatGGGGAGAAGGATATTATAATGGTGATataagaaagaggaagaataaGAGCTATGAAGCTGATTCTACGTATGGGTTGCAGAGAAGCAAGCAGCTCAGGAATCTCTATCTAATTATGCTCGAAGGAGACACTAAAATTACTACAACCCATGGTCATGGTCGTGATACTGATGATAAGACAAGTAGTAATGTAATGCTCTCAGCAGATGCTCTCTCTGATGAAGAATGGTATTACTTGGTTTGCATGTCCTACGTCTTCGCACCTGCCCAGTG tttaccTGGTAAAGCTTTGGCGACGGATGATACCATATGGCTTTGCAACGCACAACACGCAGAGACCAAACACTTCACTCGATCTTTGCTAGCAAGA AGCGCCTCCATTCAG ACCGTTGTGTGTTTCCCTTACTTAGGCGGCGTGATTGAGCTTGGCGTCACAGATTTG attgcagAAGATCCTAATCTGATTCAACATATCAAAGATTGCTTGTTGGAAACTTCAAATCCCGATTGCTCGGAGATGTATATCAGCGAAGGAAACTCGCAACACGTAAACCTAAAAGATGGGAACCTTCAGTTTTGGTCTAAACCAGATGAAGGCTTGCAATACAAGAAAACATTAGTTACCGTTCTGAGGTTTGCTACGAATAGACCAAAGAGGAAAGATCTTGCTTCATCTGATTTTGGCTCTACTTTCTTGCGTTGGAAGTCCCAGTCAGTTACTTCACACCCGAATAATCATCAGAAGCAGAGTAACGTGTTGTGGAAGATATTGCATGATGTCCCTCTGATGCACTATGCAGATGAGAAGAAAATGTTTCAGGCAGAAACAACTGGTCTGAATCAGCGTGTTTCAATGGAGTGCGATGATGATGACCCTTCAGATAAAAGCGAAGAGAACGAGAAGTTCAGTGTTCTCAAAACTATGGTTCCCACAGTTAATGAG CTGGACAAAGCATCAGTTTTGAACAACACGATCAAGTATTTGCTGCAACTCGAAGCAAGAGTTAAAGAGTTAGAATCTCGTATGGGACAAATAAAGCCGACGATGAAGGAGAACATGCTTTCTGAATTAATCGAAGAGACATCAGAAACAGAGCAAGGAATGGTGAGAGATGAGACACACGTGAGAGTTAAGCTCAAAGAAAGCGAAGTCTTTATCGAAGTAAGATGTCTCTATCGAGATTACATAGTTGCAGATATCATGGAAGCTGTGAGTAATCTCAACATGGATGCTTTCTCGATTGAGTCTCACAGTCACGATGGAGTGCTCGTATTAAATCTTAAAGCAAAG TTTCGTGGAGACGCGGTTACCTCAGTTGGAATGATCAGACGAGAGCTGAAGAGGCTAGCATGTGAAAGCTAA
- the LOC104758685 gene encoding rop guanine nucleotide exchange factor 2-like translates to MENYSNPEENDDVGSIDPNDQSASETPVYSTMSTDSFAYHRTCSETSGGFSDQIDETSSFCSDVSPSDWPVPVLTESKSSSSNFLSAFIETKKNHNEPEENLAVQEISGPELETMKERFSKLLLGEDMSGSGKGVCTAVTISNAITNLYATVFGQNLRLEPLEIEKKAMWKREMNCLLSVCDYIFEFIPKSQNLSNGATVEVMESRPRADIYINLPALRKLDSMLMEALNSFQKTEFWYAEEGSLSMKSTTRSATGSFRKVIVQRKEEKWWLPIPLVPSEGLSEKARKQLKSKRESTNQIHKAAMAINSSILGEMDIPASYMANLPKSGKASTGDSMYRQMTSSGRFSPVKLLDGLKIESEHEALQLADRVEASMYTWRRKACLHNSKSSWNMVKDLMSNTERSDKNYALAERAESLLFCLKQRYPELSQTSLDICKIHYNKDVGKAVLESYSRVLEGLAFNIVAWIDDVLYVDKTVRGEEEL, encoded by the exons ATGGAGAATTATTCAAATCCTGAAGAAAACGACGATGTCGGATCCATCGATCCAAATGATCAATCAGCATCTGAAACTCCGGTTTACTCGACGATGAGCACAGATTCCTTTGCTTATCATCGAACATGTTCTGAAACCTCAGGTGGCTTTTCAGACCAAATTGATGAAACCAGCAGCTTCTGCAGTGATGTCTCTCCTAGTGATTGGCCTGTCCCTGTCCTAACCGAATCCAAGTCTAGTAGCTCAAATTTTCTATCGGCCTTTATCGAAACGAAAAAGAATCATAACGAGCCTGAGGAGAATCTTGCGGTCCAAGAAATTTCAGGGCCAG AATTAGAGACGATGAAGGAAAGATTCTCGAAGCTTCTGCTTGGGGAAGATATGTCTGGAAGCGGCAAAGGGGTTTGCACCGCAGTTACAATCTCAAACGCTATTACCAATCTTTATG CTACTGTTTTTGGACAGAATCTAAGATTAGAGCCACTGGAGATAGAGAAGAAGGCAATGTGGAAGAGAGAAATGAATTGCCTTCTCTCTGTATGTGACTATATTTTCGAGTTTATCCCAAAGTCACAGAACCTAAGCAATGGAGCCACTGTTGAG GTAATGGAGAGTAGACCAAGAGCAGATATCTACATCAATTTGCCTGCACTCAGAAAACTAGATTCCATGCTTATG gaaGCATTGAATAGTTTTCAAAAGACAGAGTTTTGGTATGCAGAAGAAGGAAGCCTGTCAATGAAGTCAACAACGCGTTCTGCAACTGGATCCTTCAGGAAAGTGATTGTAcagaggaaagaagagaaatggtGGTTACCGATTCCTCTGGTTCCATCAGAAGGTTTGTCAGAGAAAGCAAGGAAACAACTTaagagcaagagagagagcACTAACCAAATCCATAAAGCTGCTATGGCAATCAATAGCAGCATCCTTGGTGAAATGGATATCCCAGCTTCTTACATGGCAAATCTTCCAAAG AGCGGAAAAGCGAGCACAGGAGATTCAATGTATCGACAGATGACGAGTTCAGGGAGGTTTTCACCAGTAAAGCTGCTAGATGGTCTCAAGATTGAATCAGAACATGAAGCTCTTCAGTTGGCAGATAGAGTAGAAGCTTCAATGTACACATGGAGACGCAAAGCTTGTCTCCACAATTCCAAGTCTTCGTGGAATATGGTGAAAGATCTAATGTCAAATACAGAGAGATCAGACAAGAACTATGCTTTGGCAGAGAGAGCAGAGTCTTTGCTTTTCTGTTTGAAACAAAGGTACCCAGAGTTGTCTCAGACATCATTGGATATATGCAAGATCCATTACAACAAG GATGTTGGAAAAGCTGTGTTAGAGAGTTATTCAAGAGTTCTTGAAGGTTTAGCTTTTAACATAGTTGCTTGGATTGATGATGTTCTCTATGTAGACAAAACAgtgagaggagaagaggaaTTATAA
- the LOC104758675 gene encoding uncharacterized protein LOC104758675, which yields MSMESSHVEEKLCSKRQERDHHHLGWISGLLRRRKKRSAQEDERSISEGDSRLMIRHKAKILHLFLSDIMRKLKHAIRKEKPRHDHRRLLETKKSFQKSLSTKDHFFLERMTSISRQRSHHQEHYDNEKHLSEMVGNQSRIVLSLPEDSSPFSSPGRVWDKNSTVLSRSSTSDDFMNSETVADNSLTIKEIDSASPIEGDEIVDEMSKVEAHEGGILEETLLSHLSVSSSPSQPLFIEYEINPARSEAKIQQPPRNQLQEENRGMDDKEALFKYVKEVLDAIDSNWEELYLITDYSDQLLCPAIISNIPLYPNKLCVDHDLLFDSINEVLFEFCRFPQ from the exons ATGTCAATGGAAAGCAGCCATGTGGAAGAAAAGCTTTGCTCGAAAAGACAAGAGAGAGATCATCATCATTTAGGCTGGATATCTGGTCTTCtcaggaggaggaagaagaggtcaGCACAAGAAGATGAACGTAGCATATCTGAAGGCGATTCTCGTTTGATGATAAGACACAAAGCCAAGATTTTGCATTTGTTTCTCTCTGACATCATGAGGAAGCTGAAACATGCAATCAGAAAAGAGAAACCGCGGCACGACCACCGCAGATTGCTGGAAACGAAGAAAAGCTTTCAGAAGAGTTTGTCAACCAAAGATCATTTCTTTCTCGAGCGCATGACTTCGATATCTCGACAGAGATCTCATCATCAAGAACACTACGACAACGAGAAACATCTCTCTGAGATGGTAGGAAATCAAAGTAGGATCGTATTATCCCTTCCCGAGGATTCGTCTCCTTTCAGCAGCCCAGGAAGAGTATGGGACAAGAATTCAACCGTGCTATCGAGATCTTCTACTTCAGACGATTTCATGAACTCTGAAACAGTTGCAG ATAATTCCTTAACTatcaaagagatagactctGCTTCACCGATAGAAGGAGATGAGATTGTTGATGAGATGTCAAAAGTTGAAGCTCATGAGGGTGGAATCTTGGAAGAG ACACTACTGTCTCATCTCTCTGTGTCCTCATCACCATCCCAGCCACTATTCATtgaatatgaaataaatccaGCAAGAA GTGAAGCAAAGATACAACAACCTCCGCGTAACCAATTGCAAGAAGAGAACCGTGGTATGGATGACAAAGAAGCATTGTTTAAGTACGTAAAAGAGGTGTTGGATGCAATAGACTCAAATTGGGAAGAGCTGTATCTGATAACAGATTACTCTGACCAGCTTCTTTGTCCGGCAATAATCAGCAACATACCATTATATCCAAACAAGCTTTGTGTAGACCATGACCTCCTCTTCGACAGCATCAACGAAGTTCTCTTCGAATTCTGCAGGTTTCCTCAATAG